From a region of the Mauremys mutica isolate MM-2020 ecotype Southern chromosome 12, ASM2049712v1, whole genome shotgun sequence genome:
- the LOC123347049 gene encoding C-type lectin domain family 2 member D-like isoform X1 has translation MHQAREFSFTLVCSDMDGMGDNFRTPRHNEEQVGDNGSNQVLTEQPRAQPPARARNRSRYAIRFMAVISIITALVVALAVVTSKRHSSPLDLPGAACPDDWVGYRGKCYLFSKADGTWNEGQSNCSSLNASLAVIDTQKDLDFLQQHKRSPECWIGLCRRDLAQPWRWVDGTEFNNSLFKVEGDGLYVYLNDRPSISLGQNAMKWICSQPDELAKRKQNGALQALLE, from the exons TTTTCTTTCACTCTAGTGTGCTCTGACATGGATGGAATGGGGGACAACTTCAGGACGCCCAGGCACAATGAAGAGCAGGTGGGAGACAACGGTTCCAACCAGGTGCTGACAGAGCAGCCTCGAG CTCAGCCTCCGGCCAGGGCCAGGAACCGGTCTCGATACGCCATCAGATTCATGGCAGTTATCAGCATCATCACTGCCCTAGTTGTAGCTTTGGCAG TGGTAACCTCCAAACGTCACTCCTCGCCGCTGGACCTCCCTGGTGCCGCGTGCCCAGATGACTGGGTTGGCTACCGAGGGAAATGCTACCTCTTCTCAAAAGCAGATGGGACCTGGAACGAAGGCCAGAGCAACTGCTCTTCACTCAACGCTTCCCTGGCTGTCATTGACACCCAGAAAGACCTG gatTTCCTGCAGCAACATAAACGCTCCCCTGAATGCTGGATCGGCCTCTGCAGGAGggacctggcccagccctggagaTGGGTGGATGGTACAGAATTCAACAACAGCCT GTTCAAAGTGGAAGGAGACGGACTATATGTATATCTCAACGACCGCCCCAGCATCTCATTGGGCCAGAACGCCATGAAATGGATCTGTAGCCAGCCGGATGAACTGGCAAAGAGGAAACAAAATGGGGCCCTGCAAGCTTTACTGGAGTGA
- the LOC123347049 gene encoding C-type lectin domain family 2 member D-like isoform X2 — protein MDGMGDNFRTPRHNEEQVGDNGSNQVLTEQPRAQPPARARNRSRYAIRFMAVISIITALVVALAVVTSKRHSSPLDLPGAACPDDWVGYRGKCYLFSKADGTWNEGQSNCSSLNASLAVIDTQKDLDFLQQHKRSPECWIGLCRRDLAQPWRWVDGTEFNNSLFKVEGDGLYVYLNDRPSISLGQNAMKWICSQPDELAKRKQNGALQALLE, from the exons ATGGATGGAATGGGGGACAACTTCAGGACGCCCAGGCACAATGAAGAGCAGGTGGGAGACAACGGTTCCAACCAGGTGCTGACAGAGCAGCCTCGAG CTCAGCCTCCGGCCAGGGCCAGGAACCGGTCTCGATACGCCATCAGATTCATGGCAGTTATCAGCATCATCACTGCCCTAGTTGTAGCTTTGGCAG TGGTAACCTCCAAACGTCACTCCTCGCCGCTGGACCTCCCTGGTGCCGCGTGCCCAGATGACTGGGTTGGCTACCGAGGGAAATGCTACCTCTTCTCAAAAGCAGATGGGACCTGGAACGAAGGCCAGAGCAACTGCTCTTCACTCAACGCTTCCCTGGCTGTCATTGACACCCAGAAAGACCTG gatTTCCTGCAGCAACATAAACGCTCCCCTGAATGCTGGATCGGCCTCTGCAGGAGggacctggcccagccctggagaTGGGTGGATGGTACAGAATTCAACAACAGCCT GTTCAAAGTGGAAGGAGACGGACTATATGTATATCTCAACGACCGCCCCAGCATCTCATTGGGCCAGAACGCCATGAAATGGATCTGTAGCCAGCCGGATGAACTGGCAAAGAGGAAACAAAATGGGGCCCTGCAAGCTTTACTGGAGTGA
- the LOC123347049 gene encoding C-type lectin domain family 2 member B-like isoform X3: MHQAREFSFTLVCSDMDGMGDNFRTPRHNEEQVGDNGSNQVLTEQPRVVTSKRHSSPLDLPGAACPDDWVGYRGKCYLFSKADGTWNEGQSNCSSLNASLAVIDTQKDLDFLQQHKRSPECWIGLCRRDLAQPWRWVDGTEFNNSLFKVEGDGLYVYLNDRPSISLGQNAMKWICSQPDELAKRKQNGALQALLE, encoded by the exons TTTTCTTTCACTCTAGTGTGCTCTGACATGGATGGAATGGGGGACAACTTCAGGACGCCCAGGCACAATGAAGAGCAGGTGGGAGACAACGGTTCCAACCAGGTGCTGACAGAGCAGCCTCGAG TGGTAACCTCCAAACGTCACTCCTCGCCGCTGGACCTCCCTGGTGCCGCGTGCCCAGATGACTGGGTTGGCTACCGAGGGAAATGCTACCTCTTCTCAAAAGCAGATGGGACCTGGAACGAAGGCCAGAGCAACTGCTCTTCACTCAACGCTTCCCTGGCTGTCATTGACACCCAGAAAGACCTG gatTTCCTGCAGCAACATAAACGCTCCCCTGAATGCTGGATCGGCCTCTGCAGGAGggacctggcccagccctggagaTGGGTGGATGGTACAGAATTCAACAACAGCCT GTTCAAAGTGGAAGGAGACGGACTATATGTATATCTCAACGACCGCCCCAGCATCTCATTGGGCCAGAACGCCATGAAATGGATCTGTAGCCAGCCGGATGAACTGGCAAAGAGGAAACAAAATGGGGCCCTGCAAGCTTTACTGGAGTGA